One window of the Nicotiana tabacum cultivar K326 chromosome 4, ASM71507v2, whole genome shotgun sequence genome contains the following:
- the LOC107823236 gene encoding F-box/LRR-repeat protein At3g48880, with amino-acid sequence MEEGDSAVRRWEDLDNDILVKILQSFDLFELTSGLAQVCSSWRLACSDQLLWKTLDLSVIKSNFIKIPLEPYVYVDCQSDKTLTRLLRIALNLSRGNILTLIFHYNLYVSDDQLTYTAERCPRLKRLVMPAWNRIKKTGICRAIRIWEDLESLTMPSIANPPYVMEEIARNCKNFAELKIMGPCDILFASTLVAFLPNLKVLSVRCTVLSKGALVIILEGLKKLEVLNISHCLITEVPPSSPKRVLTKLDESILEKASRLRKFLTCMSDSCIMCQRTRNDEGLMRWYKYEEDLWKVDEVRSLAI; translated from the exons ATGGAAGAAGGAGATTCTGCTGTAAGGAGATGGGAGGACCTTGATAACGATATCTTGGTGAAGATATTGCAGTCCTTTGACCTGTTTGAGTTGACTTCTGGACTTGCTCAAGTTTGTAGTTCGTGGCGATTAGCTTGCTCTGATCAACTTCTCTGGAAAACGCTGGACTTGTCTGTAATAAaatcaaatttcatcaaaatcccgtTAGAGCCGTACGTATATGTGGACTGTCAGTCTGATAAAACATTAACCCGCCTCCTGAGGATTGCTTTGAACCTCAGTCGTGGAAACATACTAACGTTAATCTTCCATTACAATCTGTATGTCAGCGACGATCAGTTGACTTATACTGCCGAGAG GTGTCCGCGGCTTAAACGTCTTGTTATGCCAGCTTGGAACAGAATAAAAAAGACAGGAATATGCAGGGCTATTCGTATATGGGAAGATCTTGAATCACTGACGATGCCTAGCATAGCAAATCCACCATACGTCATGGAGGAAATTGCAAGGAATTGCAAAAATTTTGCTGAGCTCAAGATTATGGGGCCATGTGATATTCTCTTTGCATCTACACTGGTAGCATTTCTTCCAAACTTGAAAGTGCTGAGTGTGCGGTGCACAGTGCTATCTAAAGGCGCCTTAGTTATTATCTTGGAGGGCTTAAAAAAGTTGGAAGTGCTCAATATATCTCATTGCCTGATCACTGAAGTCCCTCCATCTTCACCTAAAAGAGTTCTGACCAAGCTTGACGAATCAATTCTTGAAAAAGCCTCTAGATTACGCAAATTCCTAACTTGCATGAGTGATTCTTGCATCATGTGTCAGCGCACTCGAAATGATGAAGGGCTGATGAGGTGGTATAAATATGAAGAAGACCTCTGGAAAGTGGATGAGGTGAGATCTCTTGCAATTTAA
- the LOC107823237 gene encoding membrane steroid-binding protein 2 has product MALELWETLKDSITAYTGLSPTTFFTVVALALAFYYVVSELFGSTDHGHQQRSRNFEEQVQPLPPPVQLGEISEKELKEYDGSDSKKPLLMAIKGQIYDVSQSRMFYGPGGPYALFAGKDASRALAKMSFEEKDLTGDISGLGPFELEALQDWEYKFMSKYVKVGTVKQTVPVSDGAANGESVESTDREAKPAEGVVAESTKPAEGVVAESTKPAEDGPSESVAETMDKFDGDAEKKD; this is encoded by the exons ATGGCCCTAGAGTTATGGGAAACATTGAAAGACTCCATCACAGCTTACACAGGTCTCTCTCCTACAACATTTTTTACTGTGGTTGCTCTAGCACTTGCTTTTTACTATGTTGTCTCGGAATTGTTTGGTTCAACTGATCATGGTCACCAGCAGAGGTCTAGAAATTTTGAGGAACAGGTGCAGCCTCTGCCGCCCCCAGTTCAGCTTGGAGAGATTAGTgaaaaggagttgaaggagtatgATGGGTCTGATTCAAAGAAGCCTTTGTTGATGGCAATTAAGGGTCAGATCTATGATGTTTCTCAGAGCAG AATGTTCTATGGACCTGGAGGACCTTATGCATTGTTTGCTGGAAAGGATGCTAGTAGAGCTCTCGCCAAGATGTCCTTTGAGGAAAAAGATCTCACCGGCGATATCTCTGGCCTTGGCCCATTTGAGCTTGAAGCCTTGCAAGATTGGGAGTATAAATTCATGAGCAAGTATGTCAAAGTTGGGACTGTCAAGCAGACAGTGCCAGTAAGTGACGGTGCAGCTAATGGTGAATCTGTTGAATCAACTGATCGCGAAGCTAAGCCAGCAGAAGGTGTTGTAGCAGAGAGCACAAAGCCAGCAGAAGGTGTTGTAGCAGAGAGCACAAAGCCAGCAGAAGATGGTCCATCCGAAAGTGTTGCTGAAACTATGGACAAGTTTGATGGTGATGCTGAAAAGAAGGATTAA